From Oscillospiraceae bacterium CM, a single genomic window includes:
- a CDS encoding M20/M25/M40 family metallo-hydrolase, whose amino-acid sequence MRTNQLRIIDEFTNLVAIDSPSYDERQAGDYIKKKLTALGLVVVEDDAGEKIGGNCGNIYGYLEGDLDLEPLLFCAHLDTVEPARGKEAVIDADGVIHSRGNTVLGADDMAGVTAILEALTVLTEHKLSHRPIEVLFTVAEEVYCRGSAEFDFTKVLSREAYVLDLAGRVGTAAYMAPSILSFTATVRGRASHAGFAPQKGIHAIAVAADAISMLPMGRVDDETTLNVGMIKGGLATNIVPDHCVVRGEVRSLCHEKASRHAELVKKQFERSASAAHAALEFDLKTVSVAYETPLASPVVKRFENACNTLGLPVSLVKTFGGSDNNMMAQSGLIGLVIANAMNRCHACDEFTTTEELERAAELTLALMTDDR is encoded by the coding sequence ATGAGAACGAACCAGCTGAGAATTATCGATGAGTTTACGAATCTCGTGGCAATCGACAGCCCCTCTTATGACGAGCGGCAGGCGGGCGATTATATTAAAAAAAAGCTGACGGCGCTTGGTCTCGTCGTCGTTGAAGACGACGCCGGTGAAAAAATAGGCGGCAACTGCGGGAATATTTACGGTTATCTGGAGGGCGATTTAGACCTCGAACCGCTCCTCTTCTGTGCGCATCTGGACACGGTTGAGCCCGCCCGCGGGAAGGAAGCCGTTATCGACGCTGACGGCGTTATCCACAGCCGTGGCAACACCGTTCTGGGGGCGGACGATATGGCCGGTGTAACCGCTATTTTAGAGGCGCTGACGGTCTTGACGGAGCACAAGCTCAGCCATCGGCCGATTGAGGTGCTTTTTACCGTAGCCGAAGAGGTTTACTGCCGCGGCAGCGCCGAATTTGATTTTACAAAAGTACTCTCACGCGAGGCATATGTCCTTGACCTTGCCGGGCGCGTCGGCACGGCCGCCTATATGGCGCCGTCCATCCTGTCGTTTACGGCGACGGTCCGCGGCAGGGCGTCGCACGCTGGGTTTGCCCCGCAAAAGGGCATTCACGCCATCGCCGTCGCGGCTGACGCCATCAGCATGCTCCCGATGGGCCGTGTTGACGATGAGACGACGCTGAACGTTGGGATGATTAAGGGCGGGTTGGCAACGAACATCGTACCGGACCACTGCGTCGTCCGCGGTGAAGTTCGCAGCTTATGCCATGAAAAAGCCAGCCGGCACGCCGAGCTCGTCAAAAAGCAGTTTGAGCGCTCAGCTTCAGCCGCGCACGCCGCGCTGGAATTCGATTTAAAAACAGTCTCCGTGGCTTATGAAACACCGCTTGCCAGCCCGGTCGTCAAGCGTTTTGAAAATGCCTGCAATACGCTCGGCCTGCCTGTTTCACTTGTGAAAACATTTGGCGGGAGCGATAATAATATGATGGCACAAAGCGGCCTTATTGGCCTTGTTATCGCCAACGCCATGAACAGGTGTCACGCCTGTGACGAATTTACGACGACGGAAGAACTTGAACGGGCTGCCGAGCTGACGCTGGCCCTGATGACGGACGACCGCTGA
- a CDS encoding reactive intermediate/imine deaminase (has endoribonuclease activity on mRNA), translating into MDLMEIKTAAAPAAIGPYAQAIRAGNMIFTSGQIPIDPASGAVIAGDAAAQAAQVLINLRAVLEGAGSSLSTVVKTTVFLADMNHFAAVNAVYATFFSEPYPARACVQVARLPKDVLVEVEAVAVL; encoded by the coding sequence ATGGATTTGATGGAAATTAAGACGGCAGCGGCCCCGGCGGCCATCGGCCCGTACGCGCAGGCTATCCGCGCCGGCAACATGATTTTTACATCCGGCCAGATTCCGATCGACCCGGCAAGCGGTGCCGTCATCGCGGGTGACGCCGCCGCGCAGGCCGCTCAGGTTCTCATAAATCTGCGCGCCGTCTTGGAAGGCGCGGGTTCGAGTCTCTCAACCGTCGTCAAGACGACGGTTTTTCTGGCCGATATGAATCATTTTGCCGCTGTTAACGCCGTCTATGCCACGTTTTTTAGTGAGCCCTATCCCGCCAGAGCCTGCGTTCAAGTCGCGCGCCTGCCGAAAGACGTCCTCGTCGAGGTCGAGGCTGTCGCCGTTTTATAA
- a CDS encoding pyridoxamine kinase, whose product MPRQKRVAAIHDISCFGKCSLTVALPIISSAGVEVSVIPTAVLSTHTGGFTDYTYRDLTDDILPIARHWQSLHVRFDAVYTGFLGSFAQLGIVSDVCEMLKSAGTLIVVDPVMADNGMLYAGFSDDFPAGMQTLCRKADVLVPNMTEAFLLLGEPFTPGPYNVSMIERLLYGLGALGPKHVVLTGVYFDALKLGAACFDTASGQIDYCFAERIDGFYHGTGDVFASTLTAGLLTEHSLASAAQIAVDFTVESISRTKKAGTDVRFGVNFEAGLPSLSQRLLR is encoded by the coding sequence ATGCCCAGACAAAAAAGAGTCGCCGCTATTCACGATATTTCCTGCTTCGGCAAGTGCTCGCTGACAGTCGCCCTGCCGATCATCTCCAGCGCCGGGGTTGAGGTCAGCGTCATTCCGACAGCCGTTTTATCGACACACACCGGCGGGTTTACGGACTATACCTATAGGGACTTGACGGATGATATTTTGCCGATTGCGCGCCACTGGCAATCCCTTCACGTGCGGTTTGACGCTGTCTATACCGGTTTTCTCGGCTCGTTTGCTCAATTGGGCATCGTTTCCGACGTGTGCGAGATGCTCAAATCAGCCGGAACGCTGATTGTCGTCGATCCCGTCATGGCAGACAACGGCATGCTTTATGCCGGCTTTTCAGACGATTTCCCAGCCGGCATGCAAACGCTCTGCCGAAAGGCCGACGTGCTCGTGCCAAACATGACGGAAGCCTTTCTTCTATTGGGCGAGCCCTTTACGCCAGGCCCGTACAATGTGTCGATGATCGAGCGTCTGCTCTATGGCCTTGGTGCGCTCGGGCCGAAACACGTTGTGCTGACCGGCGTTTATTTTGACGCGTTAAAGCTTGGCGCGGCTTGCTTTGACACAGCATCCGGGCAGATTGATTATTGCTTTGCCGAGCGGATTGACGGCTTTTATCACGGAACGGGGGACGTCTTCGCCAGTACGTTGACAGCAGGCCTTTTAACTGAGCACAGCCTGGCGTCGGCGGCTCAAATAGCCGTTGATTTCACGGTGGAAAGCATTTCGCGCACAAAAAAAGCCGGTACGGATGTCCGTTTCGGCGTCAATTTTGAAGCGGGTCTTCCCTCCCTCAGCCAGCGTCTTTTGCGATAG
- a CDS encoding C40 family peptidase produces MILKKIQLSIFLIIIVAVLMNTNVLAADLPFNTGNSGSPIFQSQTSVMTPGLTIEALDSTTDTAAAVQAGTAASDEAAVAPEITTADELVEYALGYVGYDYVYGGSSPSRGFDCSGFTTYIYKQFGYTISRTASQQYRNNGESIAKTDIKPGDLLFFHTFGSGISHVGIYIGNGQFVHAANSRTGVIISTLDAGYWCRAWVAAKRMV; encoded by the coding sequence ATGATATTAAAAAAGATTCAATTGTCCATATTCCTCATCATCATCGTCGCCGTCTTAATGAATACAAACGTCCTGGCGGCAGATCTCCCCTTTAACACCGGAAATTCGGGCAGTCCAATATTCCAGTCACAGACATCAGTCATGACCCCGGGGCTGACGATTGAGGCGCTCGACAGCACGACGGATACCGCCGCTGCAGTACAAGCCGGTACAGCGGCCAGTGACGAGGCAGCCGTCGCCCCTGAAATTACGACGGCCGATGAGCTGGTTGAATATGCGCTCGGCTATGTCGGCTACGATTACGTTTACGGCGGCTCATCCCCTTCCCGTGGCTTTGATTGCTCCGGGTTCACGACGTATATCTATAAGCAGTTTGGCTACACGATATCAAGGACGGCCTCGCAGCAGTACAGAAACAACGGTGAAAGCATTGCCAAAACTGACATTAAGCCGGGCGATCTGCTCTTTTTCCATACCTTTGGCAGCGGGATCTCACACGTCGGTATTTATATTGGCAACGGTCAATTTGTTCACGCTGCCAATTCAAGAACGGGCGTTATCATCAGCACTTTAGACGCCGGTTATTGGTGCCGTGCCTGGGTCGCCGCAAAGCGCATGGTCTAA
- a CDS encoding cobyric acid synthase, which produces MAKPIMIQGTASSAGKSLICAGLCRVFAQDGYSVAPFKSQNMALNSFITNEGLEMGRAQVMQAEAARIEPSVLMNPVLLKPTSDKGSQVIVSGEVVGTLTAGNYYDYKSRLRPIITDAYETLASQHDIIVIEGAGSPAEINLNKDDFVNMGMAKIADAPVLLVADIDRGGVFASVYGTVKLLEPDEQARFKGVVINKFRGDADILRPGLVKLEELSGVPVLGVVPYLRLDLDDEDSVTDRFDRQTTGKALDIAVIRLPRISNFTDFNALSRYEPVGVRFVDRAEALGNPDLIILPGTKNTMGDLQWLRDGGLEAAIQIRAKAGTPVIGICGGYQMLGETLSDPDCVEEGGHMAGMALLPVNTVFETQKVRTRVTAGASTLPGVFHALSGAAISGYEIHMGRTVLGAGAVPFSSLSDGQPDGAVCGNVLGSYLHGLFDGALGAAIVTMLLRKKGLPENFEAVSDFDVYKDRQYDALAEALRSSLDFSQIYEIMGMSR; this is translated from the coding sequence ATGGCCAAACCAATCATGATTCAGGGTACGGCGTCAAGTGCAGGCAAAAGTCTCATTTGCGCTGGTCTCTGCCGCGTCTTCGCGCAGGACGGGTACAGCGTCGCACCATTTAAAAGCCAGAATATGGCGCTTAACAGCTTTATCACAAACGAAGGTCTTGAGATGGGACGGGCGCAGGTTATGCAGGCCGAGGCAGCTAGAATCGAGCCTTCCGTCTTGATGAATCCTGTGCTGCTTAAGCCGACGAGTGACAAGGGCAGCCAGGTCATCGTGAGCGGCGAAGTCGTCGGCACCTTGACGGCCGGGAATTATTACGATTACAAAAGCCGCCTGCGGCCGATCATCACAGACGCTTATGAAACACTTGCCTCGCAGCATGACATCATCGTCATCGAAGGGGCGGGGAGCCCCGCGGAAATTAACCTTAACAAGGATGATTTTGTTAACATGGGCATGGCAAAAATTGCTGACGCCCCCGTTCTCCTCGTGGCCGACATTGACCGCGGCGGCGTCTTCGCCAGCGTTTACGGTACCGTTAAGCTCCTCGAGCCGGACGAGCAGGCTCGTTTTAAAGGCGTTGTCATCAATAAATTCCGGGGCGACGCTGATATTCTCCGCCCTGGCCTTGTAAAGCTTGAAGAGCTCTCTGGCGTCCCCGTTCTCGGCGTCGTGCCATACCTGCGCCTCGACCTTGACGATGAGGACAGCGTCACCGACCGCTTTGACCGGCAGACGACTGGGAAGGCGCTGGACATCGCCGTTATCCGCCTGCCGCGCATCTCGAATTTTACGGATTTCAACGCCCTGTCGCGCTACGAGCCCGTCGGCGTGCGCTTTGTTGACCGCGCCGAGGCGCTCGGCAATCCCGACCTTATTATCCTGCCGGGCACGAAGAATACGATGGGCGACCTCCAGTGGCTGCGCGACGGCGGTCTAGAAGCGGCTATACAAATCCGCGCCAAGGCCGGAACACCCGTTATCGGCATCTGCGGCGGCTATCAGATGCTCGGCGAAACGCTCAGCGACCCGGACTGCGTTGAAGAAGGCGGCCACATGGCGGGCATGGCGCTCTTACCGGTTAACACCGTCTTTGAAACACAAAAGGTCCGCACCCGAGTCACAGCCGGTGCCAGTACGTTGCCTGGCGTTTTTCACGCGCTGTCAGGCGCCGCCATCTCCGGCTATGAGATTCACATGGGCCGGACGGTGCTGGGCGCGGGAGCCGTCCCGTTTTCATCCCTATCAGACGGTCAGCCGGACGGTGCCGTTTGCGGCAACGTCCTTGGCAGCTATCTGCATGGGCTTTTTGACGGCGCTTTAGGAGCCGCCATCGTGACAATGCTTCTTCGAAAAAAAGGCCTTCCCGAGAATTTTGAAGCCGTTTCTGATTTTGACGTGTATAAAGACCGGCAGTATGACGCGCTTGCCGAGGCCCTCCGGTCAAGTCTTGATTTCAGCCAGATTTATGAGATTATGGGTATGTCGCGCTGA
- the msrB gene encoding peptide-methionine (R)-S-oxide reductase MsrB, protein MAEIYMAGGCFWGAEKYLSVVRGVLETAVGYANGQTACPTYEDVCYKNTGHAETVRVVYDPAVLPLDFLLSLFYGAIEPTAVNRQGNDRGVQYRTGIYYTDGADLPIITRSIADLQKTLEEAVAIEIAPLDNFYPAEEYHQKYLDKNPTGYCHIGWDKIKTAAAARVNPGLYARPDPDGLRATLTPQQFDVTQRGATEAPFQNEFWNTDKPGIYVDVTTGEPLFSSKDKFQSGCGWPSFSRPVDPAVVREKSDLSHGMTRTEVRSRAGDAHLGHVFDDGPKDQGGLRYCINSAALRFIPKDEMERAGYGSLFGLFEQK, encoded by the coding sequence ATGGCGGAAATTTATATGGCGGGCGGCTGCTTCTGGGGCGCGGAGAAATACCTCTCCGTTGTCCGCGGTGTTTTGGAAACAGCGGTCGGTTACGCCAACGGTCAAACAGCCTGTCCAACGTACGAGGACGTCTGTTATAAAAACACGGGTCACGCTGAGACGGTGCGCGTTGTTTACGACCCCGCCGTTTTGCCGCTCGATTTTCTGCTCTCGCTTTTTTACGGCGCGATTGAACCGACGGCGGTCAATCGCCAGGGTAACGACCGCGGCGTCCAGTACAGAACGGGCATTTATTACACCGACGGGGCGGACCTGCCTATCATTACCCGTTCGATTGCCGACCTGCAGAAAACGCTCGAAGAGGCGGTTGCCATCGAAATTGCACCGCTTGATAACTTTTATCCTGCCGAGGAATACCATCAGAAATATCTTGATAAGAACCCCACCGGGTATTGCCATATCGGCTGGGACAAAATTAAAACCGCCGCCGCGGCACGCGTCAATCCGGGGCTTTACGCCCGCCCTGATCCAGACGGTTTGCGCGCCACGCTTACCCCGCAGCAGTTCGATGTCACACAGCGCGGCGCGACGGAGGCGCCTTTTCAAAATGAATTTTGGAACACGGACAAGCCCGGCATTTACGTCGATGTGACGACGGGCGAGCCGCTTTTTTCCTCAAAGGATAAATTCCAGTCTGGCTGCGGCTGGCCGAGCTTTTCAAGGCCGGTCGACCCGGCTGTCGTCCGCGAAAAAAGTGACCTGTCGCACGGCATGACGCGAACGGAAGTCCGCAGCCGTGCGGGGGATGCCCACCTCGGCCATGTCTTTGACGACGGCCCGAAGGATCAAGGCGGCCTGCGCTACTGCATCAACAGCGCCGCGCTTCGTTTTATCCCAAAAGATGAGATGGAACGCGCGGGATACGGCTCCCTCTTTGGCCTCTTTGAGCAAAAATAG
- a CDS encoding NAD(+) synthase — protein MILEDYGYIRTAAAVPRVFVGDPASNGREIARLMHNAAADNGVRVMVFPELCLTGYTCADLFHQKKLLTGARDALRTLLQETADCDLLAAVGMPIEADNQLFNAAVLILAGRILGVVPKTFIPNYNEFYEKRWFAPSHARRSETVKLNGYDVPFGEDLLFQCRDAELCVGAEICEDLWAPIPPSAHLAVGGANLILNLSASNETVTKSDYRRELVRQQAARCYTGYAFSSAGLGESTTDVVFSGHAMLAASDSILRETSYAADSSYIFADIDIEKLMNDRRKFNSYMGGTATRACRIIDFAFRGVRDVTASFQVDKHPFIPRDQTEKFGRCREIFKLQSTGLAERLRKTGIQKAIIGLSGGLDSTLALLVTAEAVTALGLPMTAIVGITMPGLGTTDRTYQNALLLMRELGITPREISIKEASLIHLRDIGHDTSVHDVTFENVQARERTQILMDAANQVGGLVVGTGDLSELALGWCTYNGDHMSHYGVNAGVPKSLVRHLVSWYAETTPNKMVAHALADILDTPISPELLPADDNGQIAQKTEDVIGPYELHDFFLFHMLRNGFAPAKILKLATLAFDGDYTPPVILKWLETFYCRFFSQQFKRSCLPDGVKVGSVCLSPRGDWRMPSDAGSTLWREALRDAALALGIVEG, from the coding sequence ATGATACTAGAAGATTACGGATATATTAGAACGGCGGCGGCCGTACCGCGCGTTTTTGTCGGGGATCCGGCGTCAAACGGGCGTGAAATTGCCCGATTGATGCACAACGCGGCAGCGGACAACGGCGTCCGCGTGATGGTGTTCCCGGAGCTTTGCTTGACGGGGTACACATGTGCCGATCTGTTTCATCAGAAAAAGCTGCTGACCGGCGCGCGTGACGCGCTGCGGACACTGCTTCAGGAGACGGCCGACTGCGATTTGCTTGCAGCCGTCGGCATGCCGATTGAAGCCGATAACCAGCTTTTTAACGCCGCTGTTTTGATCCTCGCCGGGCGCATCCTTGGCGTTGTCCCCAAGACGTTTATCCCCAATTATAATGAGTTTTACGAAAAGCGCTGGTTTGCCCCCAGCCACGCACGGCGCAGCGAAACGGTTAAACTAAACGGCTACGATGTGCCGTTTGGGGAAGATCTTCTGTTTCAATGCAGGGATGCCGAGCTTTGCGTCGGCGCGGAGATCTGTGAGGATTTATGGGCCCCGATTCCACCGAGTGCGCATCTTGCCGTCGGCGGTGCGAATCTGATTTTAAATCTTTCGGCGAGCAACGAGACGGTGACGAAATCCGATTACCGTCGCGAGCTCGTCCGCCAGCAGGCGGCGCGCTGCTATACAGGGTATGCCTTTTCCTCAGCCGGGTTGGGGGAATCAACGACAGACGTCGTCTTCAGCGGCCACGCCATGCTTGCCGCGAGCGACAGCATCCTCCGCGAGACGTCGTACGCTGCCGATTCATCGTATATCTTTGCCGATATTGACATTGAAAAGCTGATGAATGATCGGCGGAAGTTCAACAGCTATATGGGTGGCACGGCAACAAGAGCCTGCCGTATTATTGACTTTGCCTTCCGCGGCGTTCGCGACGTGACGGCGAGTTTTCAGGTGGACAAGCACCCCTTCATTCCCCGCGATCAAACGGAGAAATTCGGGCGCTGCCGCGAGATTTTTAAGCTCCAGTCAACAGGGCTTGCCGAGCGCCTGCGGAAAACCGGCATTCAGAAGGCCATCATCGGCCTGTCCGGCGGGCTGGACTCAACGCTGGCCCTTCTTGTGACGGCCGAGGCCGTCACAGCGCTTGGGCTGCCGATGACAGCCATTGTCGGCATTACGATGCCAGGCCTCGGCACAACGGACAGGACGTATCAAAACGCGCTGTTACTGATGCGGGAGCTTGGCATAACGCCACGGGAAATCTCTATTAAAGAGGCAAGCCTTATTCACTTGCGCGATATCGGGCATGATACATCAGTGCACGACGTTACCTTTGAAAACGTGCAAGCCAGAGAGCGCACACAGATTCTGATGGACGCTGCCAATCAGGTGGGCGGCCTCGTCGTCGGGACGGGCGACCTGTCCGAGCTGGCGCTTGGCTGGTGCACCTATAACGGCGACCATATGAGCCATTACGGTGTGAATGCCGGGGTGCCGAAATCACTCGTACGCCATCTTGTGTCCTGGTACGCTGAGACAACACCGAATAAAATGGTAGCCCACGCGCTGGCGGATATTCTCGATACACCGATAAGCCCTGAGCTCCTCCCGGCCGATGATAACGGGCAGATCGCCCAGAAGACGGAGGACGTTATCGGCCCATATGAGCTGCATGACTTTTTCCTGTTCCACATGCTCCGCAATGGCTTTGCCCCGGCGAAAATATTAAAGCTCGCGACGCTGGCGTTTGATGGTGATTATACGCCGCCTGTTATCCTCAAATGGCTTGAGACGTTTTATTGTCGCTTTTTTTCGCAGCAATTCAAGCGCTCTTGCCTGCCGGACGGCGTCAAGGTCGGATCTGTATGTCTTTCCCCCCGCGGTGATTGGCGCATGCCGAGCGACGCCGGCAGCACGCTGTGGCGCGAGGCGTTGCGTGACGCTGCGCTCGCGCTCGGCATTGTTGAGGGGTAA
- a CDS encoding HDOD domain-containing protein, producing the protein MSIFIARQPIFDRQLNVYGYELLFRQNNNNYFIEMDDDIATAELIYNSFLVFGIDSLTDGAKAFINFSKGLVDSDFIELLPKDRIVVEVLERNKATQATKDACQRFKQLGYALALDDFSLDEDNIPLLDLVNILKVEFPSLSLSAQAALIQKYRGKVLFLAEKIETREEYQEAVSLGYDLFQGYFFSKPAMLKSKDIKTINVNLFRIMEELNDSEPNYHKISEIIQTDLGLSYKLLRLVNSAYIAPRHRVKTIAQALNYMGTRELYQWISLMMLKDMQDNENAELVKDSLIRGKMMSLLACELHLSHLAPEYFFTGLFSQIDVVLNRDLSDILLGLPLTDLVKKTLLGEKNDIRGLLDCIICIEKADWAGLDNLPFMKAVNPMRFMTYYVDAMKWAGNLNA; encoded by the coding sequence ATGAGTATTTTTATTGCGCGGCAGCCGATCTTCGACCGGCAGCTAAACGTTTACGGGTATGAACTGCTTTTCCGGCAAAACAACAACAATTATTTCATCGAGATGGATGACGACATTGCCACTGCCGAACTGATTTACAATTCTTTTCTCGTTTTCGGTATAGACAGTCTGACAGACGGCGCCAAGGCTTTTATCAATTTTTCAAAAGGCCTTGTGGATAGCGACTTTATTGAACTGCTGCCGAAGGATAGAATTGTCGTTGAAGTTTTAGAGCGCAATAAGGCAACGCAAGCTACAAAAGACGCCTGTCAGCGCTTTAAGCAGCTTGGCTATGCGCTGGCGCTCGATGATTTTTCGCTTGATGAGGACAACATACCGCTTCTCGATCTGGTCAATATCCTGAAAGTCGAGTTCCCGTCCCTCAGCCTGTCGGCGCAGGCTGCGCTGATTCAGAAATATCGCGGCAAGGTTCTGTTTCTGGCTGAAAAAATCGAGACACGCGAAGAATATCAGGAAGCCGTCAGCCTTGGTTACGATTTGTTCCAGGGGTATTTTTTCAGCAAGCCCGCCATGCTGAAATCAAAAGATATCAAAACTATCAACGTGAATCTTTTCCGGATTATGGAAGAGCTTAATGACAGCGAGCCGAACTATCACAAGATTTCTGAAATCATCCAGACGGATCTCGGCCTTTCATACAAACTGCTGCGTCTCGTCAACTCCGCATATATCGCCCCGAGGCACCGCGTCAAGACGATTGCGCAGGCGCTAAATTATATGGGCACGCGGGAATTGTATCAATGGATTTCCCTCATGATGCTCAAGGACATGCAGGATAACGAAAACGCTGAGCTTGTCAAAGATTCTCTCATCCGCGGAAAGATGATGTCTCTCTTGGCGTGTGAGCTCCACCTTAGCCACTTGGCTCCGGAATATTTTTTTACGGGCCTGTTCTCCCAGATCGATGTCGTCCTCAACCGGGATTTGTCGGACATTCTCCTTGGGCTGCCACTGACAGACCTCGTCAAAAAGACGCTGCTCGGCGAAAAAAACGACATACGCGGCCTTCTAGACTGCATCATCTGTATCGAAAAAGCCGATTGGGCCGGTCTTGACAATCTGCCATTTATGAAAGCCGTCAATCCAATGCGTTTCATGACCTATTATGTCGACGCCATGAAGTGGGCTGGCAACCTAAATGCATGA